A genomic region of Candidatus Neomarinimicrobiota bacterium contains the following coding sequences:
- a CDS encoding 4Fe-4S dicluster domain-containing protein codes for MRVLKLPKVNQDEFVLALQEFGEVHIPMAKGKDNYIFGKMEDPQDMAWEYLRTITPPKKYMTPPKETLVSYDTNMGYEEVDPEYPERQILFGVHPCDIHGIKILDMIFDGEYNDTYYYKRRKDVAIIGLSCTPDDKCFCRSMGTDFVETGFDLFLSELEKSYLVAVGSGFGDQIIQHTQDLLRTPTDDDRREYLETRNSRREEFQVELDTSDLPYILDLERESEVWDEIGAQCLVCGSCSMVCPTCYCFNIYDKQNLDGQTGDRMREWDSCLFKNYTRVAGGETFRDTRADRVKNRYLHKQRHFVEEFGRPSCVGCGRCIDACPAGINVVEVFQRLRGVTT; via the coding sequence ATGAGAGTACTGAAACTGCCGAAAGTCAACCAGGATGAATTTGTCCTGGCGCTGCAGGAATTTGGTGAGGTGCATATTCCCATGGCGAAGGGGAAGGATAATTACATCTTTGGAAAAATGGAAGATCCGCAGGATATGGCCTGGGAATATTTGCGGACAATCACCCCGCCAAAAAAATACATGACTCCTCCAAAGGAAACCCTGGTGTCCTACGATACAAACATGGGATACGAGGAAGTCGATCCCGAGTATCCGGAGCGACAGATTCTGTTTGGCGTCCACCCGTGTGATATCCATGGTATAAAAATTTTGGATATGATTTTTGATGGGGAATATAACGATACCTATTATTACAAACGCCGCAAGGATGTTGCCATTATCGGACTGAGTTGCACGCCGGACGACAAGTGCTTCTGCCGTTCTATGGGGACGGACTTTGTGGAAACCGGATTTGATCTCTTCTTGTCCGAACTGGAGAAGAGTTACCTTGTGGCCGTTGGCTCCGGATTTGGCGATCAGATTATTCAGCATACGCAGGACCTGCTGCGCACACCCACCGATGACGATCGCAGAGAGTACCTGGAGACACGGAATAGTCGCCGGGAGGAATTTCAGGTGGAGCTGGACACCTCAGACTTACCTTATATCCTGGACCTGGAACGCGAAAGCGAGGTATGGGACGAAATCGGGGCCCAGTGTCTGGTATGTGGATCATGCAGTATGGTGTGCCCGACCTGCTACTGTTTCAATATCTATGATAAGCAGAACCTGGATGGGCAAACCGGCGATCGGATGCGGGAGTGGGATTCATGCCTGTTTAAGAATTATACCCGGGTGGCCGGCGGTGAAACATTCCGGGATACCAGAGCCGATCGGGTGAAGAACCGGTATCTGCACAAGCAGCGGCATTTTGTGGAAGAGTTCGGCCGGCCCAGCTGTGTGGGCTGTGGACGCTGTATTGATGCATGTCCTGCCGGAATTAACGTGGTAGAAGTATTTCAACGATTACGGGGAGTGACGACCTAA
- a CDS encoding Ni/Fe hydrogenase subunit alpha: MPKQINQSIDIPHLGRVEGHGGIHVEITDGEISQVDMEIYEGSRYYEVLVVGKHFTDVPPIVSRVCAICSADHTLASQMAVEDAMGIEITPRTRLLRGLLLHGSMIESHALHVFALALPDLLGYPSLLAMVDDYPEQATIGLELKKLGNTVQEMIGGRAIHPVNAVVGGFGKIPSKDDLIHLADQLEHGLHDALKLVDLLGSLDLPDYSDETNIYAALHNAEERYSYLGHEIFTSTGERKPIHKFREICHERVVGHSTAKQSLYSDNPFMTGALARININGHLLEGKAKEVQEQLLSDLPNYNDLHNNTAQFIEIIHSLQRAHYLVQQLIQEPLDDENPIRKTGKSGVGVGALEAPRGTLYHYYEIDKAGVVTDADIITPTAQNLANIEKDFRTAVEQKIESSHDELKHQLEMIARAYDPCISCAVHLVDVMFRDEREGV, from the coding sequence ATGCCAAAACAAATTAACCAGTCCATCGATATTCCGCATCTTGGAAGGGTCGAAGGTCATGGCGGAATCCACGTGGAGATTACGGATGGCGAAATTTCCCAGGTGGATATGGAAATCTATGAAGGTTCACGGTATTATGAAGTCCTGGTCGTGGGGAAACACTTTACCGATGTCCCACCAATCGTCTCGCGGGTGTGTGCTATCTGTTCAGCCGACCATACCCTGGCATCCCAGATGGCAGTTGAGGACGCTATGGGCATCGAAATTACGCCGCGTACTCGTCTGTTACGCGGACTTTTGCTGCACGGTTCGATGATTGAAAGCCACGCACTCCATGTGTTTGCACTGGCACTTCCGGATCTGCTGGGATATCCGAGTTTGCTGGCCATGGTAGATGACTATCCGGAACAAGCCACTATTGGACTGGAACTAAAGAAGCTCGGCAACACTGTCCAGGAGATGATCGGCGGCCGGGCCATCCATCCCGTGAATGCTGTGGTCGGTGGTTTCGGCAAAATCCCTTCCAAAGATGACCTGATCCATCTGGCTGATCAGCTGGAACATGGCTTGCATGATGCCCTGAAACTCGTTGATCTGTTGGGATCACTGGATCTCCCGGATTATTCTGACGAAACCAACATCTATGCCGCCCTGCATAATGCTGAGGAACGATATAGCTATCTCGGGCATGAAATATTTACGTCGACCGGGGAGCGAAAGCCAATCCACAAGTTCCGCGAAATATGCCATGAACGGGTAGTGGGCCATTCCACGGCCAAGCAGAGTCTGTATTCGGACAATCCGTTTATGACTGGGGCCCTGGCGCGGATTAACATTAACGGTCATCTGCTGGAAGGAAAAGCCAAAGAAGTCCAGGAACAACTGTTGTCGGACCTCCCGAATTACAATGACCTGCACAATAACACCGCCCAGTTCATCGAAATAATTCATTCGCTGCAACGAGCACACTACCTGGTTCAGCAATTGATACAAGAACCACTGGACGACGAAAACCCCATCCGGAAGACCGGGAAATCCGGTGTTGGCGTTGGTGCGCTGGAGGCGCCGCGCGGTACCCTGTACCACTACTACGAGATCGATAAAGCGGGCGTCGTTACAGATGCGGATATCATCACTCCGACGGCGCAGAACCTCGCGAATATCGAAAAGGATTTCCGGACTGCAGTAGAGCAGAAGATCGAGAGTTCTCATGATGAACTGAAGCACCAGCTGGAGATGATCGCCCGGGCCTACGACCCGTGTATCTCCTGTGCCGTACATCTGGTGGATGTGATGTTTCGGGATGAACGGGAAGGGGTATAG
- a CDS encoding NADH:ubiquinone oxidoreductase, producing the protein MSNKPRVGIYGLTSCAGDQLAILNCEDELLSLASALDIKSWVMAQSVNDEESELDIAFVEGVIGSDRDLETLRSVRKRATILIAIGTCAVWGGVAAMKNHLSRERMRELVYGDKAEHIDIQKALPLKAAVDVDYELAGCPIEKHQFLTLVGSLLHGDLPEFPQVPVCSECKMNENECLLVHREEVCCGALTLAGCGARCPSLNIACVGCHGPVEEAHYNANFRALRAHNLSKDDIMRKMSIFSSPAWMPKVLLQDDSLEKEGDYAKTN; encoded by the coding sequence GTGAGTAATAAACCACGAGTCGGCATTTACGGATTAACGTCGTGTGCCGGCGATCAGCTGGCTATTCTGAATTGTGAGGACGAACTCCTGTCCCTGGCCTCCGCCCTGGATATTAAATCCTGGGTGATGGCGCAGTCCGTGAACGACGAGGAGTCCGAACTGGACATCGCGTTTGTGGAAGGTGTGATTGGTTCCGACCGGGATTTGGAGACGCTCCGGAGCGTTCGGAAACGTGCAACTATCTTAATTGCTATCGGCACGTGCGCTGTCTGGGGTGGAGTTGCGGCAATGAAAAACCATCTCTCCAGAGAACGGATGCGGGAACTGGTATACGGGGATAAAGCGGAACATATTGATATCCAAAAGGCGCTGCCGTTAAAGGCGGCTGTCGATGTGGATTACGAGCTCGCTGGCTGTCCGATAGAAAAGCACCAATTTCTGACTTTGGTCGGTTCACTACTCCATGGAGACCTGCCCGAATTTCCGCAGGTGCCGGTCTGCAGCGAGTGCAAGATGAATGAAAATGAGTGCCTGCTGGTACACCGTGAGGAGGTCTGCTGTGGGGCGTTGACGCTCGCCGGATGCGGTGCCAGGTGCCCCAGTTTGAATATTGCATGTGTCGGCTGCCACGGCCCGGTGGAAGAGGCGCACTATAACGCCAACTTTCGGGCATTGCGGGCGCACAATCTCTCCAAAGATGATATTATGCGGAAGATGAGCATCTTTTCATCACCGGCCTGGATGCCCAAGGTGCTGCTCCAGGATGACTCACTTGAAAAGGAGGGAGACTATGCCAAAACAAATTAA
- a CDS encoding PAS domain S-box protein, with product MRIQRFYQRLTAFFRHVRFGYLVFTSLLIVAVIFGAFELVERTLFQDFSESTMRWLYISRGVLSSLLLMAWAAWTVFHYREFYEERLEQTEAKYRDIIENSADAIITLDNNNHITTWNKGAEQIFGWEADEIIGESVGTIIPNDLIEVGELLCLAYGIKRSGYVKNYETERLSKSGQRVLVQLTENVITNENGDIVGRSQILRDISEVRINENQMRQSERLATVGHLAAGVAHEVGNPLTSISSLVQVMERKTDDEFIHGNLKKIREHISRITKIVRELVDFSRPSSVQMTETQLNDTVQSAVGLLKYDGRCQHIDFELELDEDLPKISCVPDQVHQVLINLLLNAIDAMQGQGEKIQVSTHRENGSIQISVRDEGIGMTPEVKEKVFEPFYTTKDVGKGTGLGLSVSHGIVSKMGGHIKVESEKNRGSTFTIELPINGKKA from the coding sequence ATGAGAATTCAACGTTTTTACCAGAGATTAACCGCCTTTTTCCGCCACGTACGGTTCGGGTATCTTGTGTTCACTTCCCTGCTCATTGTTGCCGTAATTTTTGGTGCCTTCGAGCTGGTGGAGCGGACACTCTTCCAGGACTTTTCGGAGTCGACCATGCGATGGCTCTACATCAGTCGGGGCGTACTCTCTTCACTGCTACTGATGGCATGGGCGGCATGGACGGTCTTTCATTATCGGGAGTTTTACGAAGAGCGTCTGGAGCAAACCGAAGCCAAGTACCGGGACATCATTGAAAATTCTGCCGATGCCATTATTACGCTGGATAACAATAACCACATTACCACGTGGAATAAGGGCGCGGAACAAATTTTTGGCTGGGAGGCTGATGAAATTATTGGCGAAAGTGTCGGAACAATTATTCCGAATGACCTCATCGAAGTGGGTGAATTACTTTGTCTGGCGTACGGAATTAAGCGAAGCGGATATGTAAAAAATTACGAAACAGAACGACTGAGCAAATCCGGGCAACGAGTGTTGGTGCAATTAACCGAAAACGTGATTACCAATGAGAACGGCGATATCGTCGGCCGGTCGCAAATTCTTCGGGATATCTCAGAGGTCCGAATTAACGAGAACCAAATGCGGCAGTCGGAACGATTGGCGACCGTTGGACATTTGGCGGCTGGCGTAGCGCACGAAGTGGGGAATCCGCTGACGTCCATATCCTCGCTGGTTCAGGTCATGGAGCGGAAGACAGACGATGAATTTATCCATGGGAATCTGAAAAAAATCCGGGAACACATCAGCCGGATTACGAAAATTGTGCGGGAACTCGTTGACTTTTCGAGACCGTCCAGCGTGCAGATGACCGAAACCCAATTGAACGATACCGTACAGTCAGCTGTCGGACTCCTGAAATATGACGGCCGCTGCCAGCACATCGATTTTGAGCTGGAACTTGACGAAGACTTGCCGAAGATCTCCTGCGTCCCGGACCAGGTGCACCAGGTATTAATTAATTTACTGTTGAATGCGATTGATGCGATGCAGGGACAGGGTGAAAAAATTCAGGTGAGTACCCACCGGGAAAACGGATCAATACAGATTTCTGTTAGAGATGAGGGAATTGGCATGACTCCGGAAGTCAAAGAAAAAGTTTTTGAGCCGTTCTATACAACCAAAGATGTGGGTAAGGGGACCGGCCTGGGGCTCTCTGTAAGTCACGGCATTGTCTCGAAGATGGGCGGACACATTAAAGTGGAATCGGAAAAAAACCGGGGGTCAACATTTACGATTGAACTCCCAATAAACGGGAAAAAAGCATGA
- a CDS encoding sigma-54 dependent transcriptional regulator — translation MKGSILIADDEQEIRESLSVVLEDEGYNCTTAEDGAAALERVEEANFDILIADIKMPNLDGMELVEKTNQISPQTMSIIITAYATVETAVRALRSGASDYILKPLDFDEVIMRVKHLMDHREMEMENQYLRDQVDKKFNFNNIIGDSPAMRDVYQMVKRVSQSTTNVLITGKTGTGKELVARAIHANSDRANKPFIPINCGAIPDNLFESELFGYKKGAFTGANTDKDGVFKTANSGTLFLDEVAEIPLHVQVKLLRAIETKEVKPLGTNTTINIDVRLVAATNKTLIDEVEAGNFREDLYYRLNIIELKLPSLSERKEDIPLLVKHFVEKYNRELKRDIKGVDNETMKTLMHYRWKGQVRELENVIERAVLLCDDDYISQSDLPPSTNQDINDYYPDDLKEATKNFERQHISALLRRCDGDKKKASDLLNIGLSSLYRKIEELDVAVP, via the coding sequence ATGAAGGGTTCTATATTAATAGCGGACGATGAACAGGAGATCCGGGAGTCGCTTTCGGTTGTCCTTGAGGACGAGGGTTACAATTGTACCACGGCAGAGGACGGCGCGGCGGCGCTGGAACGCGTTGAAGAGGCGAACTTCGATATCCTGATAGCCGATATCAAGATGCCAAATCTCGACGGGATGGAACTGGTGGAAAAGACCAACCAGATCTCGCCGCAAACCATGAGCATTATCATTACCGCATATGCCACGGTGGAAACCGCAGTTCGAGCACTCCGATCCGGTGCCTCGGATTACATTTTAAAACCGCTGGACTTCGACGAAGTAATTATGCGGGTCAAGCACCTGATGGATCACCGGGAGATGGAAATGGAGAACCAATATCTCCGGGATCAGGTAGACAAAAAATTTAACTTTAACAATATCATCGGGGACAGCCCGGCAATGCGGGACGTCTACCAGATGGTGAAACGGGTGAGCCAGTCCACGACCAACGTGCTGATCACCGGGAAGACCGGTACCGGGAAAGAATTGGTAGCCAGAGCCATCCATGCCAACAGCGACCGGGCGAATAAACCGTTTATCCCGATTAACTGCGGCGCGATCCCGGATAATTTGTTCGAATCTGAACTTTTCGGCTACAAAAAAGGGGCCTTCACCGGAGCGAATACGGATAAGGATGGCGTATTCAAAACTGCGAATAGCGGTACGCTTTTCCTGGATGAGGTGGCGGAAATCCCGCTACACGTGCAAGTGAAGCTGCTCCGGGCTATTGAGACCAAAGAAGTCAAGCCACTCGGTACGAACACTACCATCAATATTGACGTCCGCCTGGTTGCGGCGACCAACAAAACGCTTATAGATGAAGTGGAAGCCGGTAACTTCCGGGAAGACCTGTATTATCGTCTGAATATCATAGAACTCAAACTCCCTTCCCTCAGCGAACGGAAAGAGGATATTCCACTGCTGGTGAAACACTTCGTCGAGAAATACAACCGGGAACTGAAACGGGACATCAAGGGCGTGGATAACGAAACCATGAAGACCCTGATGCACTATCGCTGGAAGGGACAAGTCCGGGAACTAGAAAATGTTATCGAACGGGCGGTGCTTCTTTGTGACGATGACTACATTTCTCAGAGCGACCTGCCACCGTCCACCAACCAGGATATCAACGATTACTATCCCGACGATCTCAAAGAAGCCACCAAGAACTTCGAGCGCCAGCATATTTCGGCACTGCTCCGCCGCTGCGACGGCGACAAGAAAAAAGCGTCGGATCTCCTGAACATCGGGTTGTCATCGCTGTATCGGAAAATTGAAGAGTTGGATGTGGCAGTACCTTAA
- a CDS encoding NADP-dependent malic enzyme, whose product MVITKEEALEYHSRGRKGKIEVNATKPCTTQRDLSLAYTPGVAEPCRVIHDDPESVFDYTARGNLVAVVSNGTAVLGLGNIGAAAGKPVMEGKGVLFKRFADIDVFDLELETEDVDELCRTVEILEPTFGGINLEDIKAPECFEIEARLKKSMNIPVFHDDQHGTAIISGAALINALEVNGKDIADLRITINGAGASAIACAKHYIRLGAELKNITMCDSKGVIYEGRQEGMNEYKAMFARETDARSLEDAMEEADVFLGLSVGGVVTKDMVKSMARDPIIFAMANPDPEITYPDAVDARSDVIMGTGRSDYPNQVNNVLGFPFIFRGALDVRATAINEEMKIAATQALANLAKQDVPDSVAKAYGVEYFQFGKEYLIPKPFDPRVLIWEASAVAKAAMETGVARREIDIDVYKEQLEARLGRTREVMRIMLNKARKNPKRIVFPEGDNEKILRATQIIREEQIATPILLGEPKVIKQRAEEYNVDLSGVELIDQLHFSEIKEYVKEYYRLRQRKGVNLYQAERDMKRRNYFGAMMVHMGDADGLVSGVTRQYPDTIRPALEIIRTREDAKHVAGLYVLVFKNEIKFLADTTVNIESSPETLAEIALLTAEEARKWDVEPRVAMLSFSNFGSVRHEMTAKVRRATEIVKQQRPELSIDGEMNADLAVEPDIIKENYPFSSLKESANVLIFPDLQSGNIAYKLLQRLGGADAIGPILMGMKKPVHLLQVGSSEVNDVVNMTAIAVVDAQEPIQKLRR is encoded by the coding sequence ATGGTCATCACCAAAGAAGAAGCACTGGAATATCATAGCCGGGGACGAAAGGGAAAAATTGAGGTTAACGCCACAAAGCCGTGTACGACCCAGCGGGATCTCTCGTTGGCGTATACGCCGGGCGTCGCTGAGCCGTGCCGGGTGATCCACGATGACCCGGAGTCGGTGTTTGACTACACGGCCAGGGGGAATCTCGTAGCGGTTGTGTCCAATGGTACGGCGGTACTTGGGTTGGGTAATATCGGTGCCGCGGCAGGAAAGCCCGTTATGGAAGGGAAAGGGGTTTTGTTCAAGCGTTTCGCTGACATCGATGTGTTTGACCTGGAACTGGAGACCGAAGATGTGGACGAACTCTGCCGGACGGTGGAAATCCTGGAGCCGACCTTTGGCGGCATTAACCTGGAGGATATCAAGGCGCCGGAGTGCTTTGAGATCGAAGCCCGGCTGAAAAAGTCTATGAACATTCCGGTTTTTCACGACGACCAACATGGCACCGCCATCATATCCGGAGCGGCGCTCATCAATGCGCTGGAGGTGAACGGGAAAGATATTGCCGATCTCAGGATTACAATAAATGGCGCCGGAGCGTCCGCCATTGCGTGCGCCAAACACTATATCCGGCTGGGCGCGGAGCTGAAAAACATCACCATGTGCGACAGCAAGGGGGTGATTTATGAAGGCCGGCAGGAAGGGATGAACGAGTACAAAGCCATGTTCGCCAGAGAAACTGATGCCCGCTCTCTGGAAGATGCGATGGAAGAGGCGGATGTCTTCCTTGGGTTGTCGGTCGGTGGTGTTGTGACCAAAGATATGGTCAAGTCCATGGCGCGTGATCCCATCATTTTTGCCATGGCCAATCCCGATCCGGAAATCACATATCCGGACGCCGTCGACGCCAGAAGTGACGTTATCATGGGTACCGGCCGTTCGGATTACCCTAACCAGGTAAATAATGTGTTGGGATTTCCGTTTATCTTCCGGGGGGCGTTGGATGTCCGGGCGACGGCCATTAACGAGGAAATGAAAATTGCCGCAACCCAAGCGTTGGCAAATTTGGCCAAACAGGATGTCCCGGATTCCGTTGCCAAGGCATATGGGGTGGAATACTTCCAGTTTGGCAAAGAATACCTTATCCCGAAGCCGTTTGATCCGCGGGTGCTGATTTGGGAAGCTAGTGCGGTAGCCAAAGCTGCCATGGAAACCGGCGTCGCCAGAAGAGAGATCGATATCGACGTTTACAAAGAGCAGCTGGAAGCCCGGCTTGGCCGCACCAGGGAAGTCATGCGTATTATGCTGAACAAAGCCCGAAAAAATCCGAAGCGGATTGTTTTTCCGGAAGGGGATAACGAAAAGATCCTTCGGGCAACACAGATTATCCGGGAAGAGCAGATCGCTACCCCAATTCTGCTGGGTGAGCCAAAGGTGATTAAGCAAAGGGCCGAAGAGTACAATGTGGACCTGAGCGGAGTAGAACTGATTGATCAGCTGCACTTTTCGGAAATCAAGGAATATGTGAAAGAGTATTATCGACTGCGTCAGCGGAAAGGTGTGAACTTGTATCAGGCGGAGCGGGATATGAAGCGCCGGAATTATTTCGGTGCCATGATGGTACATATGGGGGACGCCGACGGTCTGGTTTCTGGCGTGACCCGCCAATATCCCGATACCATCCGACCAGCGCTGGAGATCATACGGACTCGCGAAGATGCAAAGCACGTCGCCGGATTATACGTTCTGGTTTTCAAAAACGAGATTAAATTTCTTGCCGATACCACAGTGAATATCGAGAGCTCGCCGGAGACGCTGGCGGAAATTGCACTGCTGACCGCAGAGGAGGCCCGAAAGTGGGATGTAGAACCGCGGGTTGCCATGCTCTCGTTCTCCAATTTCGGAAGTGTTCGTCATGAGATGACCGCAAAGGTCCGGCGGGCCACCGAGATCGTCAAGCAGCAACGCCCGGAACTGAGCATAGATGGTGAAATGAATGCTGATCTGGCGGTGGAACCGGACATCATCAAAGAAAACTATCCGTTTTCCTCGCTCAAGGAATCGGCTAACGTGCTGATTTTCCCGGATCTGCAATCCGGTAACATCGCCTATAAACTGTTGCAGCGTCTGGGAGGTGCTGATGCCATTGGCCCAATCCTCATGGGGATGAAAAAGCCGGTCCACCTGCTCCAGGTTGGAAGTAGTGAGGTCAACGATGTGGTCAACATGACCGCCATCGCCGTGGTGGACGCTCAGGAGCCGATCCAGAAACTGCGCAGGTAA
- a CDS encoding leucine dehydrogenase, which produces MGIFDLLNRRGHEEVMFCSDPDVGLRAIIAIHDTTLGPALGGTRMWPYDSEEEALKDVLRLSRGMTYKAAAAGLNLGGGKAVIIGDPKTMKNEGLFRSFGRFVEGLGGRYITAEDVGTSVRDMEWVRVETDYVTGIAEALGGSGDPSPVTAMGVFYGIKAAAKRRWDNEDLAGKTVAVQGAGHVGYYLCRDLYDAGANLIVTDIDADRVNRVVEEFDAKAVGLDAIYEADAEIFAPCALGAIVNDETLEKFKFEIIAGAANNQLENEEIHGKTLREKNILYAPDYVINAGGLINVANEIEGYHRERALNQAKGIYDILLEIFKVADEQDIPTYQASNHLAEQRIDKVRHLKDIYTRTSHHPCKKMG; this is translated from the coding sequence ATGGGTATTTTTGACCTATTGAACCGCCGTGGACACGAAGAAGTTATGTTTTGTTCTGACCCAGATGTGGGGCTCAGGGCAATTATTGCTATTCACGACACCACGCTGGGGCCGGCGCTCGGCGGCACCCGGATGTGGCCGTACGACTCCGAAGAAGAAGCGCTGAAAGACGTGCTGCGCCTGTCAAGAGGGATGACGTACAAAGCCGCTGCTGCCGGACTAAATCTTGGCGGCGGGAAGGCCGTCATCATCGGAGATCCCAAGACTATGAAAAACGAGGGGCTCTTCCGGAGTTTCGGTCGATTTGTAGAGGGCCTGGGCGGCAGATATATTACCGCCGAGGATGTGGGCACTTCGGTTCGGGATATGGAATGGGTCCGCGTGGAAACGGATTATGTGACCGGGATCGCTGAAGCGCTTGGCGGTAGCGGCGATCCGTCGCCAGTGACCGCTATGGGTGTTTTTTACGGTATTAAAGCGGCCGCCAAGCGCCGGTGGGACAACGAGGATCTGGCAGGGAAAACCGTAGCCGTTCAGGGCGCTGGACACGTGGGATACTATCTCTGCAGGGATCTCTACGATGCAGGTGCCAACCTGATTGTTACCGATATCGATGCAGATCGGGTCAACCGGGTGGTCGAAGAATTTGATGCAAAAGCGGTGGGTCTGGACGCAATTTACGAAGCCGATGCGGAAATCTTCGCTCCGTGTGCATTAGGCGCCATCGTGAACGATGAAACTCTTGAGAAATTCAAATTCGAGATCATCGCCGGTGCGGCAAATAACCAGCTGGAAAACGAGGAAATCCACGGAAAAACTCTCCGGGAAAAGAATATTCTGTACGCGCCGGACTATGTGATAAATGCCGGGGGACTTATTAACGTCGCTAATGAGATCGAGGGGTATCATAGGGAACGCGCATTGAACCAGGCCAAGGGGATCTACGATATTCTCTTGGAGATTTTCAAGGTTGCGGACGAGCAGGATATTCCGACATATCAGGCGTCAAACCATCTGGCAGAACAGCGGATCGACAAGGTGCGTCACCTGAAGGATATCTATACCCGCACGTCGCATCATCCCTGTAAGAAAATGGGATAA
- a CDS encoding FAD/NAD(P)-binding protein — translation MFPSNIYELESRAREDNPYLPQLGRIVRRVPMVEDNYLFLVRFDDPEIGDSFTYKPGQFMELSVIGTGESPISISSTPTRKGLLEFCVRRMGRNTNALYRLKDNDIIGLRGPYGNGFPVEEMEGSNLLLIAGGLGMAPLRSLLNYALDMRHKYERIILMYGSKYPEDILFRDELESLESREDIECLLTVEQAYDLPDAKPWHGKIGMVTDLFKEIDNIDIYNTYAVACGPPIFYKFVIQELLDRQFPKDKILMSLERRMECGIGKCGHCGIGYKYTCIDGPVFTYWDAMNLPEMID, via the coding sequence ATGTTTCCATCGAATATATACGAGCTGGAAAGCCGGGCCAGAGAAGACAATCCGTATTTGCCGCAGTTGGGCAGGATTGTCCGCCGGGTGCCAATGGTCGAAGACAATTATCTGTTCCTGGTGCGATTCGATGATCCGGAGATCGGCGACAGCTTCACATACAAACCAGGGCAGTTTATGGAATTATCCGTAATCGGTACCGGTGAATCGCCAATATCCATCAGTTCCACGCCGACCAGGAAGGGATTGCTGGAATTTTGTGTCCGCCGGATGGGACGGAATACCAATGCGCTGTATCGGTTGAAGGACAACGACATCATTGGACTACGTGGGCCGTACGGCAACGGTTTCCCTGTGGAAGAGATGGAAGGATCAAACCTGCTGCTCATTGCCGGCGGACTGGGAATGGCTCCGCTGCGATCTCTGCTCAATTATGCGCTGGATATGCGCCATAAATATGAGCGGATTATTCTGATGTACGGCAGCAAATATCCGGAGGATATCCTGTTTCGGGATGAATTGGAATCATTGGAATCGCGGGAGGATATCGAATGCCTGCTGACGGTAGAACAGGCCTATGATTTACCGGATGCCAAGCCGTGGCACGGCAAGATCGGGATGGTCACGGATCTCTTCAAAGAGATCGATAATATTGACATCTATAACACGTATGCGGTCGCCTGTGGCCCGCCCATTTTTTACAAATTTGTGATCCAGGAATTACTGGACCGACAATTCCCGAAAGATAAAATCCTGATGTCGCTGGAACGCCGGATGGAATGCGGAATCGGGAAATGCGGACACTGTGGGATCGGTTATAAGTATACCTGCATCGACGGTCCGGTTTTTACCTATTGGGATGCGATGAACCTGCCGGAAATGATAGACTGA